In a single window of the Gadus macrocephalus chromosome 6, ASM3116895v1 genome:
- the LOC132459038 gene encoding putative nuclease HARBI1, which translates to MPRSTVHRIVHRVTEEVVAIRHKVIHLPKTPEDLVAVTNGFAGLVRHRAFGKAAGAIDGCHVRIKPPSGPDGHCYRNRKLFSSIILQAVCDHQGRFLDTYVGWPGSVHDSRVLRHSPLYRSLYPPPGHFILADGGYPCLQHPLPLITPYKRPVRGVGAQRFNWHHSRARSIIERAFGMMKTRFRAIFLQALEVHHTFVPHVITACAILHNICLGADDIMAPEEEDEPEEDVEEDEGGDGLEAVSGAPWRDQLSAEVSALEEAHPDHQYIQASNIIEKLFLFI; encoded by the exons ATGCCTCGTTCCACTGTCCACCGCATCGTCCACAGGGTCACTGAGGAGGTGGTGGCCATTCGCCACaaa GTCATCCACCTCCCGAAGACCCCTGAAGACCTGGTGGCAGTGACCAATGGGTTTGCAGGGCTGGTAAGACACCGCGCTTTTGGGAAAGCAGCGGGAGCAATCGACGGCTGCCATGTCCGTATCAAGCCACCGAGCGGCCCTGATGGTCACTGCTACAGGAACAGGAAACTGTTTTCCTCCATAATTCTGCAGGCTGTTTGTGACCATCAGGGCCGCTTTCTTGATACGTACGTGGGCTGGCCTGGATCAGTCCATGACTCCAGAGTCCTCCGCCACAGCCCACTGTATAGGTCACTCTACCCTCCTCCAGGGCACTTCATCCTTGCAGACGGCGGGTACCCTTGCCTCCAACACCCACTACCCCTCATCACTCCCTACAAGAGGCCAGTGCGAGGTGTGGGAGCCCAGCGCTTCAACTGGCATCATTCCAGGGCACGCTCCATTATAGAGCGTGCTTTTGGAATGATGAAGACCAGGTTCAGGGCCATCTTCCTGCAAGCGCTGGAGGTGCACCACACCTTCGTACCTCAC GTCATAACAGCATGTGCCATCCTCCACAACATCTGCCTTGGGGCCGATGACATCATggccccagaggaggaggatgagcctGAGGAGGAtgtagaggaggatgaggggggcgATGGTTTGGAGGCAGTCAGTGGTGCTCCCTGGCGGGACCAGCTGTCTGCAGAGGTGTCTGCCCTGGAGGAGGCCCACCCTGACCACCAATATATACAGGCAAGTAATATAATTGAAAAgctatttctatttatttaa